AAAAGAGAGGGTTTTGAGGTCTCCTCTTCCACCGTAGGGAGGATCCTCTGGTACTTGAGAAGACGAGGAGTCCTCAAGGAAGCAAGAGTCCAGAAAGTCCAGGTGAAAAAGAGTGCAAGGACCAAAAGACCCTATGCCAAGAGGAAACCCAAGGACTACATCCCCAAAGAACCCGGAGACCTCATCGCCATTGATACCCTGGAGATTCGCCCCCTTCCTGGAGTGGTCTACAAGCAGTTCTCGGGGAGCTGTGTTGTCTCCCGTTTTGCCTTTGCTTCCCTCTACACGAGAGCCACTGCAGGATTAGCCCGGGAGTTCCTCGAAGAGCTCCTCCAAAAGAGTCCCTTTCCTGTACGGGGTATCCAGGTGGATGGAGGGAGTGAGTTCTATGGGGAGTTTGAGGAGGCCTGCAGAGAATATGGCATTGAGCTCTTCGTCCTTCCTCCCCGTTCCCCCAAACTCAATGGGGTGGTGGAACGACTGAATCGGACCTTCCGGGAAGAGTTCTGGGCCTACTACGATGATGCCGTTGATCTCAAGACCATGAGGGACCACCTCAAGAGGTGGACGGAAGAGGTGTATAATCGAAGAAGACCTCATTGGAGTTTAGGGTACAGGACTCCCTGGGAGTACCTGAGGGATACTGGAATTGTAGAGTGTCCCACATGATGTGAACCTAAACAGGGAATTGCAGAAAAAGAAAGCACGCGGTATACTTTTCGACTGAACGGTCAGTTCATGATTCCTGGAGGTGGAGCAATGGAGCGCCTTGCTCGGTGGATACAAGAACATCCTTGGCCCATTCTCGGAGTAACGATTTTCCTTTCCTTCCTTTTCTTCTGGAGACTGCAAGGGATACGCTTTGAGGATGATATCACCAGGTATCTCCCAGAAAACGATCCGGAAATTTCCTTCTATAACTCCTTAGAGGAAAAATTCTCCGGTTTCCAGAAGAAGAACCTCATTGTTGCCTTAGAGTTTGACAATCTCTTTACCCCTGAGAACCTTTCCCTCCTCCAGGAAATTGTTGAAGAGATAGGGAATCTCCCCTCCGTTCAAGGGGTAACCGCCCTCACCAACATGCCGGAGATTCTCGCCACGGAGTACGGTGTTGAAGTTCGAGAAGTTGTGGAAGCCCTCCCGAAAACCCTCGAGGAGGCCCGGCAACTTGAGGAGCGTTTGAGGAGAAATGACCTTGTCTGGGGAAAAATTGTCACCCCTGATGGGAAGGGGACAATTGTACTCATCTCCTTTTTTGATAATGTGGACCAGTCGAGTGCCATTCGTGAGGTAGAGCGGATCCTCGCCAAGAAGATTCCCCAGGATGTGCGAGTTACCCTTTTTGGAGCGCGCGTCATCATGGAGGAGATGTCAAAAGATGCGCAGCGGAACATGCGCTTTTTGACCCCTGTGGCAGGAGGGGTACTCCTTGCCATTCTCTTCTGGGGTTTCCGAAGCATTCGGGGGACTCTGCTCCCGATTGTCATCGCTCTTCTTGCTGCTTCCTGGGCTATGGGAGTAGCGGTGTTCCTTGGAAAATCCTTCACCGTTATCTCGGCGTCGCTTCCGGTGCTCCTCCTTTCTCTTGTCAGTGCCTATGGGATTCATTTCATTAACCGATACCATGAGGAGTGTGCTCTCGCAGGGAGTGCAAGAGCGGTTGAGCAAACTCTTAAGGGTGTTTTCTTGCCCATTCTCATGAGTGCTCTCACCACAATGGGAGGCTTCCTCTCGCTTCTTACTGCTGCAATTCGACCGGTATCGGACTTTGGTCTTTACGCGGCCCTGGGGGTTTTCTTCGGCATGGTCCTTGCAACCTTTTCCCTTGGGGCGCTGTACGCAGCTTTTCCGCTCCGCCAGAAAGGCGGTAACGCTCCTTCGAAAGAGAGAAGTGACCATTTCCACCGTTTCCTTCTTTTCTTGAGCCATTCCCTGCTCC
Above is a window of Candidatus Caldatribacterium sp. DNA encoding:
- a CDS encoding transposase, whose amino-acid sequence is MAKSSTRGTESLSRFSGSSLHLESLFGYASLAKLAKIHGLSKKAKIRLEVLDFARKHPVAVTCRRYGIARSTYYRWKKKFNPRNLKSLIPSRRPKKVHKPRWTREPVERIQELKETYPFLGKEKLTLFLKREGFEVSSSTVGRILWYLRRRGVLKEARVQKVQVKKSARTKRPYAKRKPKDYIPKEPGDLIAIDTLEIRPLPGVVYKQFSGSCVVSRFAFASLYTRATAGLAREFLEELLQKSPFPVRGIQVDGGSEFYGEFEEACREYGIELFVLPPRSPKLNGVVERLNRTFREEFWAYYDDAVDLKTMRDHLKRWTEEVYNRRRPHWSLGYRTPWEYLRDTGIVECPT